The following are encoded together in the Ornithodoros turicata isolate Travis unplaced genomic scaffold, ASM3712646v1 ctg00000858.1, whole genome shotgun sequence genome:
- the LOC135375396 gene encoding zinc finger protein Xfin-like isoform X2, translated as MDLPSAELARKNDSSGVKKNLPAAGTASCSGCRSGRKYDPARSIGVQVVARAHSKSTQTSLPDTAKSEKRSRSNKAYLCQVCSRGFTSKCGLAKHSRTIHGGIKTHECTLCDYPFRDRSDLHRHQLSVHSNESKLDSE; from the exons ATGGACCTACCTAGTGCCGAACTTGCCAGGAAGAATGATTCTTCTGGTGTCAAG AAGAACTTGCCAGCAGCAGGCACCGCTTCTTGCAGCGGATGTAGGAGCGGTCGCAAATACGACCCTGCGCGCTCCATTGGGGTGCAGGTGGTTGCCCGTGCCCACAGCAAGAGCACGCAGACTTCACTCC CTGACACAGCCAAGAGCGAGAAGAGGAGCAGGAGTAATAAAGCGTACTTGTGCCAGGTGTGCTCCAGGGGCTTTACATCAAAGTGTGGCTTGGCAAAGCATTCCAGGACGATTCACGGGGGAATCAAGACACACGAGTGCACCCTCTGTGACTACCCGTTTCGAGACAGGAGCGACCTGCACAGACACCAACTGTCGGTGCACTCCAACGAGAGCAAGTTGGACTCCGAATAG
- the LOC135375384 gene encoding gastrula zinc finger protein XlCGF7.1-like: MPYVDLLRLWIMDETEITGCEDKSTLAAKIDLRVSRLIASLYSTPIYTQVRSFGVQTLTRTYSKATQTPVILKGQCEAEDSPTFRCGPCNLVLPSKALLKEHQVEKHFHKDGRNYCRFCDYSSHCATNVKVHERRHTGEKPYICRVCLRPFAGKGNLDKHCRTIHEGERKHQCPMCGLAFTQKIHLQEHLRVHSDERPFKCEHCGKAFTLKSGLRTHLRLHNREKPYSCTHCGKSFTQLSHLKCHTVTVHTKDFPHRCRLCNKGFCRPAELSKHVHKKHQTPARVV; this comes from the exons ATGCCATATGTGGATCTCTTAAGGTTGTGGATCATGGATGAGACGGAGATTACAGGGTGCGAAGACAAAAGTACCTTGGCTGCGAAG ATAGATTTGCGCGTGTCTCGACTGATTGCGTCCCTGTACAGCACCCCTATCTACACGCAAGTTCGCTCTTTTGGGGTGCAGACGTTAACGCGGACTTACTCCAAGGCCACGCAGACGCCCGTCATACTCAAGGGCCAGT GCGAGGCCGAGGACAGTCCCACCTTCCGATGCGGCCCGTGCAACCTGGTACTGCCCTCAAAGGCTCTCCTCAAGGAGCACCAGGTGGAGAAGCACTTCCACAAGGACGGGCGCAACTACTGCCGCTTCTGCGACTACTCCAGCCACTGCGCGACCAACGTGAAGGTCCACGAGAGGCgccacacgggcgagaagccctaCATCTGCAGGGTGTGCCTGCGGCCGTTTGCGGGAAAGGGAAACCTGGACAAGCACTGCAGGACGATCCACGAGGGGGAGAGGAAGCACCAGTGCCCCATGTGCGGGCTCGCCTTCACGCAGAAGATCCACCTGCAGGAGCACCTGCGGGTGCACTCGGACGAGAGGCCCTTCAAGTGCGAGCACTGCGGGAAGGCCTTCACCCTGAAGAGCGGCCTGCGCACTCACCTTCGCCTCCACAACCGCGAGAAGCCTTACTCCTGCACTCACTGCGGAAAAAGCTTCACTCAGCTGAGTCACCTCAAGTGCCACACGGTGACCGTTCACACCAAGGATTTTCCTCACAGGTGTCGTCTGTGCAACAAGGGGTTTTGTCGACCGGCGGAGCTCTCAAAGCACGTGCACAAGAAGCACCAGACTCCAGCACGTGTCGTCTGA